A region of Capra hircus breed San Clemente chromosome 11, ASM170441v1, whole genome shotgun sequence DNA encodes the following proteins:
- the AK1 gene encoding adenylate kinase isoenzyme 1, translated as MEEKLKKTKIIFVVGGPGSGKGTQCEKIVQKYGYTHLSTGDLLRAEVSSGSARGKMLSEIMEKGQLVPLETVLDMLRDAMVAKVDTSKGFLIDGYPREVQQGEEFERRIGQPTLLLYVDAGPETMTKRLLKRGETSGRVDDNEETIKKRLETYYKATEPVIAFYEKRGIVRKVNAEGSVDNVFSQVCTHLDALK; from the exons ATGGAAG agaagctgaagaaaaccaagatcatcttTGTGGTGG GCGGGCCCGGCTCGGGGAAGGGCACCCAGTGTGAGAAGATTGTGCAGAAGTACGGCTACACCCACCTCTCCACCGGAGACCTCCTGCGGGCCGAGGTCAGCTCAGGCTCGGCTAGGGGCAAGATGCTGTCAGAAATCATGGAGAAGGGGCAGCTGGTGCCGCTG GAGACAGTGCTGGACATGCTCCGAGACGCCATGGTAGCCAAGGTGGATACTTCCAAAGGCTTCCTGATCGATGGCTACCCCCGGGAGGTGCAGCAGGGGGAGGAGTTTGAGCGGAGG ATCGGACAGCCCACGCTACTGCTGTATGTGGACGCCGGCCCTGAGACCATGACCAAGCGGCTCCTGAAGCGCGGAGAGACCAGCGGACGGGTGGACGACAACGAAGAGACCATCAAGAAGCGTCTGGAAACCTACTACAAGGCCACAGAGCCCGTCATCGCCTTCTACGAGAAACGCGGCATTGTTCGCAAG GTCAACGCCGAAGGCTCTGTGGACAATGTCTTCTCCCAGGTCTGCACCCACCTGGACGCCCTCAAGTAG